Genomic DNA from Paenibacillus donghaensis:
TATGCGCTTGAAAAGTTTGAGAAAATTGATGTATTAGTTAACAACGCGGGAATCATGCCACAAGCTTTTATGTTTAAGAAAATGGTTGATGAATGGGATCAGATGATTGACGTCAACATCAAAGGGGTTTTGTATGCTATTGCTGCGGTACTCCCGTCGATGAGAGAACGTAAATCAGGTCATATTATTAATCTTTCTTCGGTAGCCGGTCATAACATTTACCCAGGCGGAACGGTATATTGTGGCACTAAATTTGCAGTGAAGGCAATCTCTGAAGGGTTGCGTCAAGAAGAAGCCATCAGCGGTACCAATATCCGTGTTACGAATGTTTCTCCAGGGGCTGTAAGCAGCGAGCTGGTAGAAACAACCTCAGATGCGGAAACCAAAGCGGGTCTCAATGAATTTTACAAAGTAGCCATTGAAGCTGACAGCATTGCTCGTGCCATTGCCTTTGCAGTTGAGCAGCCATCCGATGTAGGAATCAATGAAATGATTATTCGTCCAACCGTTCAAGTTGGTTAATTCTATATATTTTTTTGCCTCAGTAAAGACAACTTTTATGGAGGTTATATGATGAGCAATCAAACTAATTCAAAAACTGTCAATCGGCCTTATATCGTGTGTCATATGATGACGTCCTTAAATGGTAAAATTACAGGTCCATTTATGCAATTACCTGAAACAAGAATTGTCGACGAGGAATATGAACGCACCAATGAAACGTATCATCCGCATGCATGGTTGTGTGGCCGTGTCACGATGGAAGAAAATTTTACTCGGGGTCATAAACCCGAACTCGATGAGAATGTCCCTATTTATTCAAGGACAGATTATGTTGCAAAGCCAAATGCAGAGATGTATATTGTCTCCGTTGATCCTTCTGGCAAATTAGGATGGACACAAAATTATGTAGATTACATGTCAAGACCAAGAGCGCACATTATTGAGGTGCTCACGAATAAGGTGACTGATGCTTATATCACATATTTGCGTAAATACGAAATTTCATACATTTTTGCTGGTGAAGATAGCTTGAATTGTACGTTAGCTGCTGAAAAACTAAAATCATTATTTGATATTGAGGTACTGATGTTGTCGGGTGGCGGTTTTATTAACTGGTCATTTTTACAGGAAGATATAGTAGATGAATTAAGCATCGTCATGATACCAGTTACTGATGGGGAAACGGATACAGTGACTTTGTTTGAGAAGGCGGATTATTTGCCGTCAAAAGCGCCTGTAGCATTTTCACTCAAAAGTGTCGAGGCCACTGAGGGAGATGGCGTCTGGCTCAGATATATTGTAAAGAATTAGTCGGCTAGACAAGCGTCCATTAGAAAAGTATTCTAACAGTTTTAAATATCATGAATGAACAACAAGCCCGTAGTTAAAACTAAAAAACAAAAAGAGAGGTTTAAAATAATAACACAGACAGGCAACTATATTTTTAACTTAAGCGATAAGGTAACAAGAAAACTAATTTCATTCAATAACAGATTTGGAATCAAAATTGCGGCAGATCTCTACATGCCAAAAGACTTTGATGAGTCAAAGAAACACGCAGCTGTTATTATAGGCGCTCCTTATTGCGGTGTTAAAGAGCAGGGACCGGGTGTTTATGCAAATAACCTGGCAGAGCACTTACATTTGATCCATCGTATAACGGGTACAGCAGTGGAGAGCCGCGTCACCTTGCTTCCCCTGAACTATTTGTAGAAGATTTCAGTGCAGCCGGCTTTCAGGAATCAATGACCGAAGAAGATCGCAATAGTATGCTCGACGCAATTGCCGAGCAGCGCTACGCAGACTTTGAAGTGAATCAGCCAGCGCTGAGTCCCCGAGGAGCAACTATCGGATTTGACGAGAATACTGACCCTATCGGTCGTGAGTTTGGTGAATTTTATTCCACCCCTCGTGGATATCACCCGAACTCAATTACTCAATTTACCATTACAAGCAGCATGGCATTTATGAACTTTCTTCTGCTTACGTATATTAAATCAATTTCACCGCGTTTGATTCGGACATCAGTTCAATAAACGCTTTTTTAATTGCTTCTTGAGATTTGAGTATTCTTCTATCCACTATAAAGATCATTGGCAAAACTATTTAAAAACGAAAGAATGTATTTCACATGTCGAATATTCAAGATAAAGTTGTCATTATTACAGGTGCCTCCAGCGGGATTGGGGAAGCCACTGCGAAGGAGCTTGCGTCTAAAGGTGCGAAGCTTGTGCTGGCTGCCCGCCGTGAGGATCGCTTGCAGAAGCTGCAAGCAAAAATCGAAAAAAGTGGAGGCAAAGCCGTCTACAAAGTAACACTCCGGCTATCTCGAGGACGGATTACGTAGCCCAAAAAGTGGCTAGACCTATGCGGTAGCAGTAGATCCCTATGGAAAATAAGGATGGACAACAAACAGCATTTCAAAAGGGGAGCAGGTTCAAACGGGCGATCATCTCGTAGAGGTACTTACCGATGATGAGGTACTGCTGGAAGGTGGAGGCTTTATAAACGGCTCCCTTTTGAGCGAGGGGATCATTGATGAGTTGAGCCGGGTTTTAGTCCCGATTGCAGATGGTGCATCGAACTCCGTCACCCTATTTGAGATAACAAAAAAATTAATTTGTTGGAGGTAAATAATGGAACACGGTACAGTGGGGAAAACAGGCATTAACGTCTCAAGTCTATGTTTCGGTACAATGTCTTTTGGTGCCACTGCGGATGAAGAAACATCCAAAGCTATGTATAACCGTTGCCGGGAAGCAGGTATCAACTTCTTCGATACAGCCGATGTTTATAGCCGGGGGCGTTCTGAAGAAATTCTGGGAGAGTGTATTGCGCATGAGCGGGACAACATTGTCCTAACAACAAAAGTGTTTTGGCCGACAAGCGATGATGTCAATGCCAAAGGCTTGTCCAGACGTCACATTGTGCAAGGTGTTGAAGACAGCTTACGGCGCTTGAAAACGGACTATATTGATTTTTATTTTGTGCATGATTTTGATGAAAGTACGCCAGTAGAAGAAACGCTGCGTGCCCTGGACGACCTGCAACGGCAAGGCAAGATTCTCTATCCTTCGGTAAGCAATTGGGCAGCTTGGCAAATTGGCAAAGCTTTAGGCATTTCTGCAAAAGAGCAATTGGCGCGTTTCGAATTAATTCAACCGATGTACAGCCTGGTTAAGCGTCAAGCGGAAGTGGAAATTTTGCCGATGGCGAAATCCGAACAAATCGGGGTTATTACTTACAGTCCACTGGGGGCTGGTTTATTAACTGGCAAGTATGGAGTGGACAAACGCCCTGATCAGGGACGTCTTGTCGAGGATGCCCGCTACGGTGACCGTTACGGTGCTAACGAAGACTTTGTTGTGGCTGAAGAGTTCACCAAGTATGCGCAAGCACATGATGTGAAGCCCGCAACTTTGGCAGTTGCCTGGGTAATGGCTAACCCTGCTGTTACTGCCCCAATTATTGGAGCACGCAATCTAAACCAATTGGAAGATTCGTTAGCAGCTGCAGATTTTAAAATGACACCAGAAATGTATGCTGAAATTTCCCGTTTGTCCAGAACACCTGCACCGGCAACCGATCGTGGAGAGGTACTAACAGGAAAATGGTCATAAGGTGACTATAAATCCAGCAAATCCATGATAAGACTCTATATTTGCGCCAATCAAAATGTGTGAACAATGTGGATTTGCAATATGAGCAGGCCGGTTATTGAAGAAGACGTAAACGATAAATCTGTGATAACAGCGGCAATATAGATACGAAATTACCTATGCTAATTTGAGGTATTGTTGAGTATCATGACCAGAGCATTTCTGTCGCAGAGGAAATCTGAGTCTCTGGTTGACTGCTTGAAAATGCTGTCAACAAAACCATAACAAACTCTCCAATAGTTACATAAAGGTAACTCTATAATAAAAAAGCGCCTACTTCCAGTAAGTAACTATATAACTTATGCTTAATTCAGTGCTAGAAAATTCAATCGGTAAAGGCGGGATTCAGCTTGGACAGCAGCTTATGGGAGCAGATAACGAATTATTTTACAACTGACATGAGTGCTTACTTGCTCTCCGTACAAGAGCACATCTCCATCAGCGTCTTGGCTCTGGCAGTCTCAGCCTTGATTGGAATCATCCTGGGGTATTTGTGTGCGGAACACAGGATATACGGAAAGTGGATTGTCTAATGAATACTGTTGCCGGACTGAAAGAAGTGCCTGCCATTATGCTGGAAACAGCTTATGCGGTGGATCATGTAAGTCTGTCCATTGAGGAGGGGGAGTTCATTACTATTCTGGGCTCCTCGGGCTCCGGCAAAACTACATTGCTGAAAATGATTAACCGTCTGTATGAACCGGACGAGGGGAGCATTACGCTTTTTGGAGAAGATATTGCTACCCTGGACCCCGTTACGGTAGATTTGAGTAAAATTGCATAAATCCATGTTTTAAAGCGTGCCCAACTATCAATTGTTAAACAGACTGACGTACGGTGGTGTGAGAGGTAGGCTACCCAACCACTGGGTAGCCTCCTACTCGATTAACACTATTTGTGGATTTTTTGAATCAAACTTTTGAGCAAAGGAAAAGATAGATAATAGTTACAAAAAGGTTCCTATGTAACATTAAGGTGCCTACTTACCAACTACCTAAAGTAGATATAAAATTAGTAGAGATTACTGGCTGAAGGGAAATTAGAAAGGAGTTTTATAATGACGAACAACAAACAACTGATGTACCGTTTTACGGACTTCATTAATACGGCAAGCAAAGAACTTGCTGAAGAATTGATTGCTCCAGAAGCGGTTTTTTATGTACCGATGCAAGAAGAGCCAATGAGGGGGCCAGATGGCTACCTCTCAATAATTCATATGATGAGATCTGGTTTTTCGGATATTCAATGGACTGTTAAGGAATTGGTGGCAGAAGGCGACCTTGTAGCAACACGTTTTGTTATGAAAGGCACACAAGACGGTGTGTTTTTCGGTTTTCCGCCAACGAGTAAAAAAATTGAGGTGAATGCAATGAATTTTTATCGTTTCTCCAATGGTCAAATTATTGAAGAGTATGGCCAACCTGATATGCTTGGATTGCTGCAACAGTTAGGGGCAATTCCGAAAGCTTAATTGTTTTTTTCATCACATGAGAAGTGAATGAAGTGCTTCTTAACAAAATGCCGCTGAAAAAGCGGCATTTTTGTTAAGACAGTGCTAGTAGAAGAGAGCATTGCATTTAATCCCATGAATCTGTACTTGGAAAAGTTTATTAAAAACCATTAACAGCTTCAATGTTCAGAAAGATTAGAGACATCACAATCATCAGGTTAAAGTTAAGCGTGATTGCCTTTTCAAAAAATAAAAACCATCATATTAAGAGTTATTAAGGGGACATAGATCCCTTTGGTGGCTTTTTTTGTTATGTAAAAGAAAGCTAACTGAATAGATGTATTTGATCAGCGCATAAACACCTGTTAATTTACACTCTGTTAGTTACACTCATCCAAGATTTTCTTTAACATTTCCAAACCGGCTCTCAATTCTTGCAAAGAGGGAGTAGAGGAAAGGGCTACTCGAAGGAAATTGTCCCCCGTATGGTTTCCACTTAAAAACCGATTGGAATGGAATACACGTACCCCTTGTTTCAAAAAGAATTTCTCTGAAGATGTTTCATCCACATCTCTTGCCATAGGAAGCCATCTAAAAAAACTCAGGGGATGTCCTGTTTTTGATACATCTGGGAAGAATTCATTGAACGTCTTATTAGCCGTTTGGGCCAATTCCTTTTTCATTGCAACAATGGCATTTGCTTTTCCAGACAAAATTAGTTGGGTAACAATTTCAACATCTAATGAGGATGTCTTGACATTAACGTTATACATTGCCTTCAACATTTTATTTTTGAATGCTTCATGGAAAACTATATAGGCGACCCGAAGTCCAGAACAAATGGATTTAGCAGTACTGCAGATATAGATGGTTTGCTCAGGCAGAAGCTGATACATAGGCTGACCATAGTGATCAATTATTCCTGCAGACAAGAAGGCATGCGTGTCATCTTCAATTAAAATTAATCGGTGCTTTTGAATGATTTGTGCCAACTCAACTTTTCGTTTTTCTGGCATCATGATTGTCGTTGGATTCGCACAGGAGGGCATTAAAAATACGCCGTGCAGATTCAATAGGGAACATTGTTCTTCTAGTGACTCAGGCAGCATACCGCATTCATCGCCTAAAACAGGAACTAACCTAATACGAAGCATCTTAGAAACTTCAATAAAGTTGGCGTAGGTATATAGGTCAACCGCAATACGATTCCCCGGTTCAAATAAGGCAAGCAGGGCAATTGTGAGGGCGTTTTGCGCGCCTGAAACGATAGCTACATGCTCAGGAGAGGCATTAATTCCTAACGTCTGCATCCAATTAAGTGCAGCTAATTTGTGATGAGGAATGCCTGAAGGATCGTTATAATTCAATAACTCCTCGAGATAGCTCTTCTCTACAACGTCTTTGATTACCTCCGTAACGAGATCATTTGTCTGCTCGAATGAGGCGACAAAACCGAGATCAATGTATCTGTTCGAATCTCGCTCTTTCGAAATGGTAACGGATCGAGCTGCATTGGCTGCTACAAAGGTACCATTGCCTGTAACACCATAAATTAGTCCTTTAAGTTCGCATTGTTTATATGCACGTGTAATGGTGGTGAAATTCACATCCAAATAATCAGCTAGCTCTCGTTGGGGCGGAAGTTTAGTACCAGGAGCTAAGAATCCATGCGTGATATCATGTTCCAGCAATTGTGCGAGAGAGCGATAAAGGGGACGTTGTAATTGAGTTTTATCAGGTTTCCATGACATTGGATAATGTTCAAATGAATTAAACGGCATTTACTCACACCTCACAATATTGTAATACATACAATTATAACATTGTTTGTATGCATTTTCGTTGCTAAACTAACAAAGAATTTAACTTTACAAGGAGATGCAGCAAATAATGACGCCAAGAAATAAACTTCGGGAAGCTTTAAAAGCAGCTTTTCCACCTACGATTCCAATTATGGCCGGATTTATGTTTCTAGGGATCGCTTACGGTATATTAATGAACCTTTCCGGATTCAATGCAATTTATGCTGTACTTATGGCATTACTTATTTTTGCCGGTTCCATGGAATTTGTAGCAGTGAACTTGCTTCTTAGTCCATTTAATCCACTCGGAGCTTTGCTAATGACCTTAATGGTAAATGCAAGGCATTTATTTTATGGAATATCTATGCTGGAAAGATATAAAGGAACTGGATTTAAAAAGATATATTTAATATTTGGATTATGCGATGAATCATTTTCCATAAATTATACAGCCGACATCCCACCAAATGTGGATAGGGGATGGTACATGTTCTTCGTAACCGCTCTTAACCATTGCTATTGGGTGGTGGGTGCAGCCATCGGAGGAATATTTGGTTCACTGGTCACAATTAACATGGAGGGGCTTGAGTTCGTTATGATAGCTCTTTTTGTTGTCATCTTCATTGAGCAATGGATGAAGGAAGATAAGCATCATAGTGCATTACTAGGTCTAGGTATTTCTATCGTATGCCTCATGATCTTTAACCGCACAAATTTTATCATTCCCTCTATGATCGGACTTCTTGTTACTCTTTCACTTCTGCGAAGAAAATTAGAGAAGAAAGCAGGTGAAAGTGTATGTCAATGACATCTTGGGAGACCGTCATCACAATCGGAATGGTGATTTTGGGTACAATGATGACCCGCTTCATCCCGTTTATCTTGTTTCCACCTGGTCGACCCACACCAAAATATATCCAATATCTCGGTAACATGCTCCCTTCAGCGGCGCTAGGACTACTTGTAATCTACAGCATCAAAGGTGTTTCTTTTCTGTCCGGAAACTACGGTATACCGGAGATCATCTCCATTCTAATGATTATCTTACTCCATTATTGGAAAAGAAATATGTTATTATCCATCGCTAGCGGTACAGTACTTTATATGTTGCTTGTCCAGTTTGTATTTTAAATCGATTGGAGCCACACAATGAAAAACAGTTCAGAATTTACCGGACCATCACTTATATCTAAGATGAATTTGTGCTTTATAGGAGCAGGTTCTATAGCGCAAGCGATCAATCAAGGAATCACGGATAATCATTTAGTAAATGGGGATCAACTCTCAATAATAAATCGTTCCAATATTGAAAGATTGCAATTTTTACATCGTGAATACGGCGTACAAACTATTCTTCAGGATTGTACAGTTGATGACTTGATTCAAAAAGCAGACATCATCATTGTCTGTTAAACCTAACACCTCAATCGAGGCATTAGAGAATATTAGACCTTTTCTAAGCTCACATCAGCTCATCATTTCAATTGTAGCTGGGCTATCTCTTGAACGTATACAGCGAACCATTGTAAGTAAACAATCTATAATTCGTGCAATGCCGAATACTTCAGTTACTATCGGTTTAGCCACCACATTCATTAGTTATCCTGACAATATCAGTGATGAGCATCGTATTATTACAGAAACTCTTTTCGATGCTGTAGGGATAACTACAGTTGTATCTGAAGAGTTACAGCATGCTGCAACAGGTGTTTTCGGTAGTGGACCCGCTTATGTTTATTTTCTAATGGAAGCAATGGTGACTGCAGCTACGGAACAAGGCTTTCCTTCTGAAATCACAAACAAACTTGTTGTAGAAACCGTTTATGGTGCTGCGAAGATGGCAAGAGACGCATTACATTCACCAAAAGAACTTCGAAGAAAGGTTACCTCACCAAATGGAACAACCCAAGCGGGAATTGAATATCTCGAGCAATTCAGTGTGAAAAAAGCGATTATAGGAGCTATAACGAAATCATCAGAACGTTCTCTCAAGGATTGTACTGTGTATAAAGACAAGGATGGTACTGGATATTTCATTTATGACAGGGTTGTAGATCAAGATCGCTGCTTGCATATCGTTAAATTGAGTGAAGATTATCTATCTTTTACTAATGTCTACCGCCGGCTCGGTGTTGCTTACTGGCGGGAGGCAGCTGCTATTCTTTATCACAATAGGTATTATTTTATGTTCACATCAGGGCTTACAGGATGGAACCCGAATCCAGCAAAGTACTTCAGAGCTGAAAGCCTCTTAGGTCCGTGGATAGACATGGGAGATCCTTGTGAGAATGATATAACTAATACCACTTTTCAATCACAAAGTACCTATATACTACCTGTAGAAGAGAAGCCGGGCTTATTTATTTTTATGGCTGAACGACATAATACCCAGAACTTCGAACACTGCTCATATATATGGCTTCCGGTTGAATTTCCAACCCAGGACACTGCGAAGCTAACTTACCGAAATTCGTGGAGACTGGAAGACTTTTAGCCGCTTTTGTTAGGATTAAAGATTAACCTGAATTTCGAAAGTAATCTCCTCAAAAAACAAAAAAAGGGCTCAAATATTTGGTAGAATGGTGTTTGCGAGAACAAAATCACCCAAAGAGAGGAGCACCTTTTAGGTGAAGTCTACCACACCCATCCATAAAATCAAGACCGAATTTTCATTGCCGCAAGCCACTAGCATTGGAGGAAGCAAAATCTTTCTCGATTATCTCGAAAAAATTAAACTGGGCCGTGTGCTGCAAACCCTGTCCGGAGGCAAAGCCAGCAATTCGCTGTTTCCCGTGCATCGGATTTTACTCTATCTCATCGTCGGCTGGGTGCTGGGCTGCGAGCGTCTCTTCCATTTTCGCAGGTGGCAAAAGGACTCCCTCCTC
This window encodes:
- a CDS encoding aldo/keto reductase; this translates as MEHGTVGKTGINVSSLCFGTMSFGATADEETSKAMYNRCREAGINFFDTADVYSRGRSEEILGECIAHERDNIVLTTKVFWPTSDDVNAKGLSRRHIVQGVEDSLRRLKTDYIDFYFVHDFDESTPVEETLRALDDLQRQGKILYPSVSNWAAWQIGKALGISAKEQLARFELIQPMYSLVKRQAEVEILPMAKSEQIGVITYSPLGAGLLTGKYGVDKRPDQGRLVEDARYGDRYGANEDFVVAEEFTKYAQAHDVKPATLAVAWVMANPAVTAPIIGARNLNQLEDSLAAADFKMTPEMYAEISRLSRTPAPATDRGEVLTGKWS
- a CDS encoding SDR family oxidoreductase yields the protein MSNIQDKVVIITGASSGIGEATAKELASKGAKLVLAARREDRLQKLQAESEKSGGKAVYKVTDVTSREQMEELAAYALEKFEKIDVLVNNAGIMPQAFMFKKMVDEWDQMIDVNIKGVLYAIAAVLPSMRERKSGHIINLSSVAGHNIYPGGTVYCGTKFAVKAISEGLRQEEAISGTNIRVTNVSPGAVSSELVETTSDAETKAGLNEFYKVAIEADSIARAIAFAVEQPSDVGINEMIIRPTVQVG
- a CDS encoding dihydrofolate reductase family protein: MMSNQTNSKTVNRPYIVCHMMTSLNGKITGPFMQLPETRIVDEEYERTNETYHPHAWLCGRVTMEENFTRGHKPELDENVPIYSRTDYVAKPNAEMYIVSVDPSGKLGWTQNYVDYMSRPRAHIIEVLTNKVTDAYITYLRKYEISYIFAGEDSLNCTLAAEKLKSLFDIEVLMLSGGGFINWSFLQEDIVDELSIVMIPVTDGETDTVTLFEKADYLPSKAPVAFSLKSVEATEGDGVWLRYIVKN
- a CDS encoding pyrroline-5-carboxylate reductase dimerization domain-containing protein is translated as MSVKPNTSIEALENIRPFLSSHQLIISIVAGLSLERIQRTIVSKQSIIRAMPNTSVTIGLATTFISYPDNISDEHRIITETLFDAVGITTVVSEELQHAATGVFGSGPAYVYFLMEAMVTAATEQGFPSEITNKLVVETVYGAAKMARDALHSPKELRRKVTSPNGTTQAGIEYLEQFSVKKAIIGAITKSSERSLKDCTVYKDKDGTGYFIYDRVVDQDRCLHIVKLSEDYLSFTNVYRRLGVAYWREAAAILYHNRYYFMFTSGLTGWNPNPAKYFRAESLLGPWIDMGDPCENDITNTTFQSQSTYILPVEEKPGLFIFMAERHNTQNFEHCSYIWLPVEFPTQDTAKLTYRNSWRLEDF
- a CDS encoding branched-chain amino acid transporter permease; translation: MSMTSWETVITIGMVILGTMMTRFIPFILFPPGRPTPKYIQYLGNMLPSAALGLLVIYSIKGVSFLSGNYGIPEIISILMIILLHYWKRNMLLSIASGTVLYMLLVQFVF
- a CDS encoding PLP-dependent aminotransferase family protein; translated protein: MPFNSFEHYPMSWKPDKTQLQRPLYRSLAQLLEHDITHGFLAPGTKLPPQRELADYLDVNFTTITRAYKQCELKGLIYGVTGNGTFVAANAARSVTISKERDSNRYIDLGFVASFEQTNDLVTEVIKDVVEKSYLEELLNYNDPSGIPHHKLAALNWMQTLGINASPEHVAIVSGAQNALTIALLALFEPGNRIAVDLYTYANFIEVSKMLRIRLVPVLGDECGMLPESLEEQCSLLNLHGVFLMPSCANPTTIMMPEKRKVELAQIIQKHRLILIEDDTHAFLSAGIIDHYGQPMYQLLPEQTIYICSTAKSICSGLRVAYIVFHEAFKNKMLKAMYNVNVKTSSLDVEIVTQLILSGKANAIVAMKKELAQTANKTFNEFFPDVSKTGHPLSFFRWLPMARDVDETSSEKFFLKQGVRVFHSNRFLSGNHTGDNFLRVALSSTPSLQELRAGLEMLKKILDECN
- a CDS encoding NAD(P)-binding domain-containing protein gives rise to the protein MKNSSEFTGPSLISKMNLCFIGAGSIAQAINQGITDNHLVNGDQLSIINRSNIERLQFLHREYGVQTILQDCTVDDLIQKADIIIVC
- a CDS encoding ester cyclase, producing MTNNKQLMYRFTDFINTASKELAEELIAPEAVFYVPMQEEPMRGPDGYLSIIHMMRSGFSDIQWTVKELVAEGDLVATRFVMKGTQDGVFFGFPPTSKKIEVNAMNFYRFSNGQIIEEYGQPDMLGLLQQLGAIPKA
- a CDS encoding alpha/beta hydrolase, with the translated sequence MNNKPVVKTKKQKERFKIITQTGNYIFNLSDKVTRKLISFNNRFGIKIAADLYMPKDFDESKKHAAVIIGAPYCGVKEQGPGVYANNLAEHLHLIHRITGTAVESRVTLLPLNYL
- a CDS encoding ATP-binding cassette domain-containing protein, whose product is MNTVAGLKEVPAIMLETAYAVDHVSLSIEEGEFITILGSSGSGKTTLLKMINRLYEPDEGSITLFGEDIATLDPVTVDLSKIA
- the azlC gene encoding azaleucine resistance protein AzlC, whose product is MTPRNKLREALKAAFPPTIPIMAGFMFLGIAYGILMNLSGFNAIYAVLMALLIFAGSMEFVAVNLLLSPFNPLGALLMTLMVNARHLFYGISMLERYKGTGFKKIYLIFGLCDESFSINYTADIPPNVDRGWYMFFVTALNHCYWVVGAAIGGIFGSLVTINMEGLEFVMIALFVVIFIEQWMKEDKHHSALLGLGISIVCLMIFNRTNFIIPSMIGLLVTLSLLRRKLEKKAGESVCQ